The following are from one region of the Nicotiana tomentosiformis chromosome 7, ASM39032v3, whole genome shotgun sequence genome:
- the LOC138896009 gene encoding uncharacterized protein, whose protein sequence is MLCYRRVPFTYLGCSIFYSRRRKDYYDDLIKKVKAKLYSWKGKLLSFGGKTKLITSLLQSMPVHLLSVLDPSDNILEHLHKIFARFFWSTKEEGKSRHWSSWKNLCLPKEEGGLGFRSLHDVSRALFAKLWFARSKELRQGDGWNYQPLDQAFPEDIADHIKQRVHYEGIEGYWDRPWWMPTSSGWYKCNTNGALRGNSSPRSLGFCVRDSAGDLVYARAIELGETTNIVAEEKAIVEGLKYCPICLTLVYVHTLSNFYPMVLAWLNAQPGDGMAMYDDDCTSREEGTLMLYLDVQEFEV, encoded by the exons ATGCTTTGCTATAGGAGAGTTCCTTTCACTTACTTGGGGTGCTCTATCTTCTATAGTAGAAGAAGGAAAGATTACTATGATGATCTTATAAAGAAAGTAAAGGCTAAGTTGTATTCTTGGAAAGGAAAGTTGCTATCATTTGGAGGAAAGACAAAACTTATTACTAGTTTGTTGCAAAGCATGCCCGTGCACTTACTATCAGTTCTTGATCCTTCAGACAACATTCTTGAGCACTTGCATAAAATATTTGCAAGATTCTTCtggagcacaaaggaagaaggCAAGAGTAGGCATTGGTCTTCTTGGAAAAATTTGTGTCTTCCTAAGGAAGAAGGTGGTTTAGGTTTCAGATCTCTTCATGATGTATCTAGGGCTCTTTTTGCAAAGCTTTG GTTTGCAAGAAGTAAAGAATTGAGGCAAGGAGATGGATGGAATTACCAACCACTAGATCAAGCTTTTCCTGAGGATATTGCTGACCACATTAAGCAACGTGTACACTATGAAGGTATTGAAGGGTACTGGGACAGGCCATGGTGGATGCCAACTTCTTCAG GGTGGTATAAGTGCAACACTAATGGTGCATTAAGGGGCAATTCAAGTCCTAGATCTCTTGGCTTTTGTGTGAGAGATAGTGCAGGTGATTTGGTGTATGCGAGAGCAATTGAGTTAGGGGAAACTACCAACATTGTGGCTGAGGAAAAGGCTATTGTGGAGGGGCTGAAGTACTGT CCTATTTGTTTAACTCTAGTATATGTTCATACATTGTCCAACTTTTATCCAATGGTATTAGCATGGCTTAATGCTCAACCCGGAGATGGAATGGCAATGTATGATGATGATTGTACAAGCAG GGAAGAAGGGACACTCATGCTATATCTTGATGTCCAAGAATTTGAAGTTTAA